Within the Actinomycetota bacterium genome, the region CATCTTCCGCAAGTACGGGCTGGCCGCCATCGCTCAGACGGACCTTAAACGCCGCGTCCACCACAACCAGAGTACCGAAGCTCTGGGCCAGATGGCCTTCGGCATCATGCAGGCTGTCTTCAAGCGACTTCACGACGAAGGCCGGCTGGAGCTCAGGGACGACCCGCTTCCTGAATACAACAGTATCTTCTACCGAAAGGGCCAGTATGGTCTCGAGGCCCGGGAAGTGAAGGTGGTCGAGCGGCCACCGCTTGACACGCTGGAAGAATACCGGCGGTTACATCCGCGCCGCGCCACCGGGGCGGCTTCCTGATGCGCGCCGCGCCACCACGAGCCATATACACGGATCTGGATGGGACCATGCTGGGCAGGCACGGATCCCTGTTTCGGACGGCGAAGGGCGAGTTTACTCAGGCCGGAGCCCTGGCACTCGGCCTCTGTCACGAGCGCGCGGTCGATCTATGCCTTTGTTCAGGCCGCAGTGTCAGGTTGTTGCGCGAGGACGCCCGGCTGCTCGGTGTGGAAAAGTATATAGCCGAGGCAGGCTGCGTCCTGGTTCGCGATCGTGGAGCCACTATCATCAACAACTGCCAGCCATATGGCGAGCGGGAGGGCCTGACTGTGTTTGAAGAAATCGACCACACCGGCGCTCCGGCTCTGCTGCTTGATCATTTCGGGCCGGCGCTCGCCTATCACGAGCCCTGGTATCGCGATCATAGCTACTCTCACCTGCTCAGAGGTCACATCGACACAAAAGAGGCCAGCAGGCTTTTGAAAACAGCAGGTCGAGGCGATCTCAGGCTGGTGGATAACGGTATCATCGAAGACAGGGGTTACGGCATGCCGGTGGAGGAGTTGCACGCCTATCATCTGGTGCCGAGGCAGGCGGGTAAGGGCAGCGCCATCCGGCTGGACCTGGAGCTGTCGGGCATCTCCCGCGAGGAAGCGGTCGCCTGCGGCGACTCCGCCCAGGACCTGGAGATGGCCGACGAGGTCAGGACCCTGTACCTCATGGCCAACGCTGCGGAAAACCACTCCGGCTTAAAGTCGATGCTGGCAGGTTACGACAACGTCGTGATCGTCAAGGCATCAATGGTGGAGGGGTTCAGTGAAGCGGTCTTGAGTGAGCTTGGAGGCAAATAGGCGAAGCGGGACAAGGTGTTGCCAGCGGTATGATGCGGTGCCAGGTAGTGCGATGTGGTACCGGCAAGGACGGAGCCACGGGCCGCCCTAATCGTTGAGGAAGTCCTCGGGAGTGACATTGTCGAGGAAGTCGCGGAACTTCTCCACGACCTGGTCGGCGTCCTCGACCTCGTGGTCGAACTCGATGGCGTTATCTTCTATCAGCTGGTCGGATGCATAGATGGGAGCATTCGTCCTCACCGCCAGCGCCAGAGCGTCGCTCGGCCGCGAATCCACCTCGATCTCACCAGCATCCAGTTTCAGGGTGAGTAGCGCGTAGAAGGTGTTCTCCTTCAGCTCGGTCACAGTCACCTTGAGGATCTCGGCATGCAGTTCCCCGAGGATCGAGGTCATGAGGTCATGGGTCATTGGCCGGGGGAGATCGGTTCCCTGGAGTTTCATCAGGATTGCCGCCGCTTCCTGATGGCCGATCCAGATCGGGAGGAATTTGTTTGCGTCGGCAGTCTTGAGCAGGATGATCGGCTGTTTGCCGATGACATCGAAGCTGATACCGTAAAGAACCATCTCTTTCATCACATTCACCCCTGTGCAGCTATTATAGATGGAAGCGGATACGCTTGCCAGCTGCCCCCCGGGTTAGCTAAACTATCAATCCGGATGGCAGCGAGCCATCCCCTGTTTTTTCAGCGGGCGTATAGCTCAGTTGGTTAGAGCGCATCTCTGATAAGGATGAGGTCCCTGGTTCGAATCCAGGTACGCCCACCACTCACTCTCCCTCGATCTTC harbors:
- a CDS encoding HAD family phosphatase, whose product is MRAAPPRAIYTDLDGTMLGRHGSLFRTAKGEFTQAGALALGLCHERAVDLCLCSGRSVRLLREDARLLGVEKYIAEAGCVLVRDRGATIINNCQPYGEREGLTVFEEIDHTGAPALLLDHFGPALAYHEPWYRDHSYSHLLRGHIDTKEASRLLKTAGRGDLRLVDNGIIEDRGYGMPVEELHAYHLVPRQAGKGSAIRLDLELSGISREEAVACGDSAQDLEMADEVRTLYLMANAAENHSGLKSMLAGYDNVVIVKASMVEGFSEAVLSELGGK
- a CDS encoding bifunctional nuclease family protein; amino-acid sequence: MKEMVLYGISFDVIGKQPIILLKTADANKFLPIWIGHQEAAAILMKLQGTDLPRPMTHDLMTSILGELHAEILKVTVTELKENTFYALLTLKLDAGEIEVDSRPSDALALAVRTNAPIYASDQLIEDNAIEFDHEVEDADQVVEKFRDFLDNVTPEDFLND